One segment of Eschrichtius robustus isolate mEscRob2 chromosome 3, mEscRob2.pri, whole genome shotgun sequence DNA contains the following:
- the ZC3H12A gene encoding endoribonuclease ZC3H12A — protein MSLWELEDGHSCQGTPRPAQESTAEEARTAELQMKVDFFRKLGYSSAEIHSVLQKLGVQADTNTVLGELVKHGSAAERERQASPDPCPQLPLVPRGGGNPKAPILEPSPPEEDKEGSDLRPVVIDGSNVAMSHGNKEVFSCRGILLAVNWFLERGHTDITVFVPSWRKEQPRPDVPITDQHILRDLEKKKILVFTPSRRVGGKRVVCYDDRFIVKLAFESDGIVVSNDTYRDLQGERQEWKRFIEERLLMYSFVNDKFMPPDDPLGRHGPSLDNFLRKKPLMAEHRKQPCPYGRKCTYGIKCRFFHPERPSRPQRSVADELRANALLSPPRPPSKEKSGRRPSPSSQPSSLPTEHEQCSPDGKKLGAQSSPGTHGEGLTQTFTPAGRSLPPSGGSGSSFGPSDWFPQTLDSLPYTSQDCLDSGIGSLESQMSELWGIRGGGPAEPGPPRGPYAGYRPYGAELPATPAFSAFSRTMGAGHFSVPADYAPPPAAFPPREYWSEPYQLPPPTPVLQEPRVPGPGADRGPWGGAGSLAKERASVYTKLCGVFPPHLVEAVMGRFPQLLDPQQLAAEILSYKSQHLSE, from the exons ATGAGTCTGTGGGAGCTTGAAGACGGCCACAGCTGCCAAGGGACCCCCAGGCCGGCCCAGGAGTCCACGGCTGAGGAGGCAAGGACTGCAGAGCTGCAGATGAAGGTTGACTTCTTCCGGAAGCTGGGCTACTCATCTGCTGAGATCCACAGTGTCCTGCAGAAGCTGGGGGTCCAGGCAGACACCAACACTGTGCTGGGCGAGCTGGTGAAACATGGGTCAGCGGCCGAGCGGGAGCGCCAGGCATCGCCGGACCCCTGCCCTCAGCTGCCTCTGGTCCCCCGGGGTGGGGGCAACCCCAAGGCCCCCATCCTGGAGCCCTCTCCCCCCGAGGAGGACAAGGAGGGCAGTGACCTGAGGCCCGTGGTCATCGATGGGAGCAACGTGGCTATGAG ccaCGGGAACAAGGAGGTCTTCTCTTGCCGGGGTATCCTCCTGGCAGTGAACTGGTTTCTGGAGCGGGGCCACACAGACATCACAGTGTTTGTACCATCTTGGAGGAAAGAGCAGCCTCGGCCCGATGtgcccatcacag ACCAGCATATCCTGCGGGACCTGGAGAAGAAGAAGATCCTGGTGTTCACGCCGTCGAGGCGCGTGGGCGGCAAGCGCGTGGTCTGCTATGACGACCGCTTCATCGTGAAGCTGGCCTTCGAGTCCGACGGCATCGTGGTCTCTAATGACACTTACCGGGACCTCCAGGGCGAGCGGCAGGAGTGGAAGCGCTTCATCGAGGAGCGGCTGCTCATGTACTCCTTCGTCAACGACAA GTTCATGCCCCCTGATGACCCCTTGGGCCGTCACGGGCCGAGCCTGGACAACTTCCTGCGTAAGAAGCCACTCATGGCCGAGCACAGGAAGCAACCGTGTCCCTATG GGAGGAAATGCACCTATGGGATAAAGTGCCGATTCTTCCACCCCGAGCGGCCAAGCCGGCCCCAGCGCTCCGTGGCTGACGAGCTCCGTGCCAATGCCCTCCTCTCGCCCCCCAGGCCGCCAAGCAAGGAGAAAAGTGGCCGGCGGCCTTCACCTTCCTCTCAGCCCAGCTCTCTGCCAACAGAGCATGAGCAGTGCAGCCCGGATGGGAAGAAGCTGGGGGCCCAGTCATCCCCGGGAACCCACGGGGAAGGCCTGACACAGACCTTCACCCCGGCAGGCAGGAGCCTCCCACCTAGTGGGGGCAGTGGCAGCAGCTTTGGGCCCTCAGACTGGTTCCCGCAGACCCTGGACTCTCTCCCGTATACCTCCCAGGATTGCCTGGACTCGGGCATTGGCTCCCTGGAGAGCCAGATGTCAGAACTCTGGGGGATTCGAGGAGGCGGCCCTGCTGAGCCGGGCCCACCTCGGGGCCCTTACGCCGGCTACCGCCCCTATGGGGCCGAGCTCCCCGCCACTCCGGCCTTCTCTGCCTTCAGCCGGACCATGGGTGCTGGCCACTTCAGCGTCCCTGCTGACTACGCACCCCCGCCGGCTGCCTTTCCACCTCGAGAGTACTGGTCTGAGCCATACCagctgcccccacccaccccagtccTGCAGGAGCCCCGGGTGCCGGGCCCAGGGGCTGACAGGGGCCCCTGGGGCGGGGCAGGCAGCCTGGCCAAGGAGCGAGCCAGCGTGTACACCAAGCTGTGTGGCGTCTTCCCCCCGCACCTGGTGGAGGCCGTGATGGGGCGCTTCCCGCAGCTCCTGGACCCCCAGCAGCTAGCCGCCGAGATCCTCTCCTACAAGTCCCAGCACCTCAGTGAGTAA